The following proteins are co-located in the Syngnathus scovelli strain Florida chromosome 5, RoL_Ssco_1.2, whole genome shotgun sequence genome:
- the LOC125969397 gene encoding uncharacterized protein: MRTAAVMYEEHTCKVPIQPQRSRVKQLLCEVKKQVEFWFGDVNLHKDRFLRKLIDESDDGYVDLSVVAGFNRMKKLTSDTKLIARALKNSSVLEVNLEGDKVRRQLPIGDVPPDVDSRTVYVELLPKDVTHSWIEKVFSKCGTVVYAGIPRYKTTNDPKGFAFVEFENPEQAQKAIEMLNNPPEDAPRKPGIFPKTKKEKPIKMTADNPSSGGGGQEEKKKKKKKKKKLLPEEAKVAPMDGEPPVLQQQQQKKKKKQQQGSDAASQRTTGKISEKKRRRSRVVDESEAALPAKMRKLEENDEVEFESNPPLEGGHGKENQEDPLVNAKESVGKVQKKVFTSALTRAQVKKDPLDLECRWPPAGTAARNLVDEGRFSNLTRLVKVVAQVWRAAKHFAAQSRSLETPKWEAVSLGGVITVTERQDALRDLFLAAQEGVTFPTIQAFNEDRVSVPLLPYSAWISTLLVREAHSEGHEGIAATLLKVRKRAWVIKGRQIAQKVIDNCVICKNARARRCQQVMGDLPQERTRPAAPFEFTAVDLFGPYQVKDDVRKRVRLKVWGIVFCCMASRAIHTELANTMSTESFLMAYQRFTAIRGHPKKIWSDPETNFVGAKPVLEELYQFLDGLDRSVMEETSAQKMEPAGTGRFSQRIHLIETALPKQLFGL; this comes from the coding sequence ATGAGGACTGCTGCTGTGATGTATGAAGAACACACCTGCAAAGTCCCCATTCAACCTCAGAGATCCCGCGTCAAGCAGCTGCTGTGCGAAGTGAAAAAACAAGTGGAGTTCTGGTTCGGTGACGTCAACCTCCACAAGGACCGCTTTCTGAGAAAGCTCATTGACGAGTCGGATGACGGCTATGTTGATTTATCCGTGGTGGCGGGCTTCAATCGCATGAAGAAGCTGACGAGCGACACTAAATTGATCGCCCGGGCTCTGAAGAATTCTTCCGTACTGGAGGTGAATTTAGAGGGTGATAAAGTGAGACGGCAACTTCCCATCGGAGATGTTCCACCTGACGTGGACAGCCGCACAGTCTACGTGGAGCTCCTGCCCAAGGACGTGACTCACAGCTGGATCGAGAAGGTCTTCTCTAAATGCGGGACCGTCGTTTACGCCGGCATCCCCAGATACAAAACCACCAACGATCCCAAAGGCTTTGCCTTTGTGGAGTTCGAGAACCCAGAGCAAGCCCAAAAAGCCATTGAGATGCTCAATAACCCTCCTGAAGATGCTCCTAGGAAGCCGGGAATATTTCCCAAGACTAAGAAGGAGAAGCCCATCAAGATGACTGCAGACAATCCATCTTCAGGTGGCGGCGggcaggaagagaagaaaaagaaaaagaagaagaaaaagaagctgctgCCAGAGGAGGCCAAAGTGGCGCCGATGGACGGCGAGCCGCCAGttctgcagcagcaacagcagaagaagaaaaagaagcagcagcaagGCTCAGATGCCGCAAGTCAGAGGACGACGGGTAAAATCTCGGAGAAAAAGAGACGCCGCTCGCGGGTGGTGGACGAATCGGAAGCGGCGCTGCCCGCCAAGATGAGGAAGCTCGAGGAGAACGATgaggtcgaatttgagagcaATCCGCCACTAGAGGGCGGGCATGGGAAAGAAAACCAAGAAGACCCGCTGGTCAATGCCAAAGAGAGTGTCGGGAAGGTGCAGAAGAAAGTATTTACATCTGCGCTCACAAGAGCACAGGTGAAGAAAGACCCACTAGATCTGGAGTGTCGGTGGCCACCTGCTGGCACTGCTGCCCGAAACCTGGTGGATGAAGGACGGTTCAGCAACCTGACTCGCCTGGTTAAGGTTGTCGCCCAGGTCTGGAGGGCAGCAAAGCATTTTGCAGCTCAAAGTAGGAGCCTGGAAACGCCAAAGTGGGAGGCAGTTTCATTGGGTGGAGTTATTACTGTGACAGAACGTCAAGATGCTTTAAGAGATCTTTTTCTTGCTGCACAAGAGGGTGTGACCTTTCCAACCATCCAGGCTTTCAATGAAGACAGGGTTAGTGTTCCCCTCTTACCATACAGTGCTTGGATTTCAACATTGCTGGTTCGGGAAGCCCACAGCGAAGGTCACGAGGGAATTGCTGCGACTCTGCTGAAAGTGAGAAAGAGAGCATGGGTCATCAAGGGACGACAAATTGCTCAAAAGGTCATTGATAACTGTGTGATCTGCAAGAACGCTAGAGCTAGAAGATGCCAGCAAGTGATGGGTGATCTGCCCCAGGAGAGAACCAGGCCGGCAGCTCCATTTGAGTTCACAGCAGTTGACCTGTTTGGACCATATCAGGTCAAAGATGATGTGAGGAAAAGAGTCAGGTTGAAAGTTTGGGGAATTGTATTCTGCTGTATGGCCAGTAGAGCAATCCACACTGAGCTGGCCAACACCATGTCGACTGAAAGCTTCCTGATGGCTTATCAAAGATTTACAGCAATTCGAGGACATCCTAAGAAGATTTGGTCTGATCCAGAAACGAATTTCGTTGGAGCCAAACCTGTTCTGGAGGAGCTGTATCAATTTCTAGATGGGCTGGACAGATCTGTTATGGAGGAGACGTCAGCTCAAAAAATGGAACCAGCTGGCACTGGAAGATTCAGCCAGCGGATTCACCTCATCGAAACGGCGCTGCCGAAGCAGCTGTTCGGATTGTGA